The Algoriphagus sanaruensis genome window below encodes:
- a CDS encoding glycosyltransferase, with amino-acid sequence MRFGGFVITYHRPQILLDTLEKLFSQTVAPELIWVIDNSENLETDHAIASLLDPRIKYYQMGYNAGPAGAAVKGLELCEKEGLDWILWADDNDPPFFPDTFEKLLSIRDENPFCGIIGSVGHFFDRKKGVVKRIQSRLLERKTCVEVDFVAGGMSMLVSADIIKSGLKPDESLFFGFEELDFCLKASRKGFAILVNSEVFLALRENHHRTHFDRPLYKKKKNLAREYYSLRNLLFISDSLTLPTMRKRLIGKWAAKSLYGFKFGMGYGLQNFRMITLAFWHYLRGIKGKTLNI; translated from the coding sequence ATGAGGTTTGGTGGATTTGTGATTACCTACCATCGTCCTCAAATCTTGTTGGATACGCTGGAAAAGCTGTTTTCCCAAACAGTCGCGCCAGAACTGATTTGGGTGATCGATAACTCGGAAAATCTGGAGACCGATCATGCGATTGCCAGTTTGCTGGATCCTAGAATAAAGTATTACCAAATGGGATATAATGCAGGTCCTGCAGGTGCGGCAGTCAAGGGGCTCGAATTGTGCGAAAAGGAGGGTCTAGATTGGATCCTTTGGGCGGATGATAACGACCCCCCTTTTTTTCCGGATACCTTTGAGAAGCTCCTTAGCATTCGAGATGAAAATCCTTTCTGTGGAATTATCGGTTCTGTTGGTCATTTTTTTGATCGGAAAAAAGGTGTTGTTAAGCGAATTCAATCTCGATTATTGGAAAGAAAAACTTGTGTTGAGGTGGATTTTGTGGCAGGGGGAATGTCCATGTTGGTGAGTGCTGATATAATTAAGTCTGGATTAAAACCCGATGAAAGTTTGTTTTTTGGATTTGAAGAATTGGATTTTTGCCTGAAGGCGAGCAGGAAGGGATTTGCAATCTTGGTAAACTCTGAAGTTTTCTTGGCACTTCGGGAAAATCATCATCGTACCCATTTTGATCGCCCGCTTTATAAGAAAAAAAAGAACCTAGCACGGGAATATTACAGCCTTCGAAATCTTTTATTCATATCAGATTCGCTAACCTTACCAACTATGCGAAAGCGATTAATCGGAAAGTGGGCTGCCAAATCACTTTATGGTTTCAAGTTTGGAATGGGGTATGGGCTTCAAAATTTCAGGATGATTACCTTGGCTTTTTGGCATTACCTCCGTGGGATAAAAGGGAAAACTTTGAATATTTAA
- a CDS encoding glycosyltransferase family 2 protein: MKISIIIPTLDRPKALIRLINLLKLQISEEVELVVVDDSKLPLAKSDLANWGEKMKYIHRGEKLGVSSARNVGCQHSNSEYLIFLDDDDVVTESWLKDFYSRTENEPDLVYCNMRLVSPSGEETSVSASKNNRGIVIPGAWMIRKTIFEKVGGYDEALKFAENTELFFRLDQLALKKQYIEKENFIYHQSHNGGSKNLQNMLDSIRRILAKHDKYLNAHVKHLYHQNIGVIEMRFGRFEPARKHLWISWKFKPKKISTLFRIVLAYLPPLAKKIYTPEIGLR, translated from the coding sequence TTGAAGATTTCCATAATCATTCCTACACTAGACCGACCTAAGGCACTGATTCGCTTGATTAATCTGCTCAAGCTTCAGATTTCTGAGGAAGTCGAATTAGTCGTGGTGGATGATAGCAAATTGCCTTTGGCGAAAAGCGATCTTGCGAATTGGGGTGAAAAAATGAAGTACATTCACAGAGGAGAAAAGTTGGGCGTGAGTTCTGCCCGAAATGTGGGATGTCAACATTCAAACTCGGAGTACCTTATTTTCTTGGATGATGACGATGTCGTGACAGAATCTTGGTTAAAGGATTTCTATTCCAGAACGGAAAATGAACCTGACCTGGTGTATTGCAACATGAGGCTGGTGTCCCCGAGTGGAGAAGAAACTTCTGTCTCCGCATCCAAAAACAACCGTGGGATAGTGATTCCAGGGGCATGGATGATTCGTAAGACAATTTTTGAAAAGGTGGGAGGCTATGATGAGGCTCTGAAATTTGCTGAAAACACCGAATTGTTCTTTCGCTTGGATCAGCTTGCCTTGAAGAAGCAGTACATCGAAAAGGAGAATTTCATCTACCATCAATCACATAATGGAGGGAGTAAAAACTTACAGAATATGCTGGATTCCATCCGGCGTATTCTTGCAAAGCATGACAAGTACCTCAACGCACATGTCAAGCACCTCTACCACCAAAATATTGGAGTGATCGAAATGAGGTTTGGCAGGTTTGAACCCGCAAGGAAGCACTTATGGATCTCTTGGAAATTTAAGCCAAAAAAAATTAGCACCCTTTTTAGGATTGTATTGGCATATTTACCTCCCTTGGCAAAGAAAATTTATACTCCTGAAATTGGCTTGAGATGA
- a CDS encoding glycosyltransferase: MGEGVSIILCTFNGKDRLPATLEAIQKLDPEVPKELILVDNASTDGTGEWLKHYLLYDHFDFPTSYIFEPKAGLIYARLTGIKSATYNLLLFCDDDNALASDYLTLGSKLFQSNPNLGVLGGYGIPVLEGIEPAWLSRYQKSFALGPQAERSGKIQEIPGYVYGAAAFFRKKPLLDLIDSGYGFYLTGRTQTQAISGDDLELCWLMQLMGYEIHYKESLKFFHSMPQSRMTTDYLIKMKSGTAAGGALLFAYRQFFLNPKSTSSRFVLAYFLQFLKTGLLLLKNRITRSGTSTSWERDLAMAILTSRWASFRDNFSLARALFSQLKSNKKFWIHTT, encoded by the coding sequence ATGGGAGAGGGAGTCAGTATAATTCTCTGCACCTTCAACGGGAAAGATCGGCTGCCTGCTACGCTAGAGGCAATTCAAAAGCTTGATCCTGAGGTGCCCAAAGAATTGATTTTGGTGGACAATGCCTCTACCGATGGCACAGGTGAGTGGTTGAAGCATTACCTGCTATACGATCATTTTGATTTTCCAACTAGCTACATTTTTGAACCCAAGGCAGGCTTGATTTATGCCCGCTTGACAGGGATCAAATCGGCAACTTATAACTTACTCTTATTTTGTGACGATGACAATGCCTTGGCATCCGACTACCTAACTTTGGGAAGCAAGCTGTTCCAATCCAATCCTAATCTTGGGGTCTTAGGAGGGTATGGAATTCCGGTTTTGGAAGGGATTGAACCAGCTTGGCTGAGTCGCTACCAAAAAAGTTTTGCTTTAGGTCCTCAGGCTGAGCGATCGGGAAAAATTCAGGAGATTCCAGGTTACGTTTATGGTGCGGCGGCCTTTTTTCGAAAAAAGCCCTTGCTGGACTTGATAGATTCCGGGTATGGCTTTTACCTGACAGGCCGAACCCAAACACAGGCGATATCCGGGGATGATTTGGAGCTTTGCTGGCTGATGCAGTTGATGGGCTACGAAATTCATTACAAGGAAAGCTTGAAGTTTTTTCATTCAATGCCACAATCCCGAATGACTACAGACTATTTAATCAAGATGAAGTCAGGTACAGCCGCTGGAGGTGCATTGCTTTTTGCCTATAGACAGTTTTTCCTAAATCCTAAGTCCACCTCTTCTAGGTTTGTGTTGGCTTATTTTCTTCAATTTTTAAAGACAGGGTTACTTTTACTGAAAAATAGAATAACTCGATCAGGTACGTCCACCTCATGGGAAAGGGATCTTGCTATGGCTATTTTAACTTCCCGTTGGGCTTCTTTTCGGGATAATTTTTCTTTAGCCAGAGCACTATTCTCCCAACTTAAATCCAATAAAAAATTCTGGATACATACTACTTGA
- a CDS encoding glycosyltransferase family 2 protein, producing the protein MISIIIPCFNSGAFLLEALVSCSESVFKDYEILIVDDGSTDLITLQVLADLKSDPTLKILTKENAGPASARNLGVKHSTGQFLLFLDSDNLIRPEYLGKSLKILTEDSSIGMVYSRPAFFGDISDSLKVFETVEYSMDRLLVGNYIDMCTLVRREAFLEVGEFDEHPDLIGFEDWDLWIRMGQTSWRSYFIPEQLFDYRVRKGSVMGSLVEERRKRMFFYIGSKHGYLIHQRYRQYYRLVTRIQAKPFSFFFRILYYKYILRKPLLD; encoded by the coding sequence ATGATTTCTATTATAATTCCCTGCTTTAATTCTGGTGCGTTTCTATTGGAAGCATTGGTAAGTTGTTCTGAATCGGTCTTTAAAGATTATGAGATACTAATTGTCGATGATGGTTCTACAGATTTAATCACTTTACAAGTCTTAGCTGATTTAAAATCAGATCCTACATTAAAGATATTAACTAAAGAAAATGCTGGCCCAGCCTCAGCAAGAAACCTAGGTGTCAAGCATTCAACTGGACAGTTTCTCCTTTTTTTAGATAGCGATAACTTAATCCGTCCGGAATACCTTGGAAAAAGCCTGAAAATTTTAACCGAAGATTCAAGTATTGGTATGGTTTATAGTCGACCCGCTTTTTTTGGGGATATATCAGATTCTTTAAAAGTTTTTGAGACTGTTGAATATTCCATGGATAGGTTATTAGTAGGAAATTACATTGATATGTGTACCCTTGTTAGGAGGGAGGCCTTTTTAGAAGTGGGGGAATTTGATGAACATCCAGATTTGATAGGATTTGAAGATTGGGACCTATGGATTAGAATGGGTCAAACTTCTTGGAGGTCTTATTTTATTCCAGAACAACTATTCGATTATCGGGTAAGGAAAGGTTCAGTTATGGGTTCTTTAGTAGAGGAGAGAAGAAAGCGGATGTTTTTCTATATTGGGTCTAAACATGGTTATTTGATCCACCAGCGGTATCGCCAATACTATCGATTGGTTACTAGAATACAAGCAAAGCCCTTTTCCTTTTTCTTCAGAATTCTTTACTATAAATACATCCTTCGGAAACCCCTTTTAGATTAA
- a CDS encoding glycosyltransferase family 2 protein — translation MKVLILIVTYNGSKFIKECLHSINFSTINTEVLIIDNCSNDRSIEIIKDDFPYVELICNNKNLGFGKANNIGIKYAIENNYEYVFFLNQDTILEPNAIEKLLDQANKIKDFGFISPLHLSWSGDALEPIFEYFLRRSGPKNLLSNFFFKNESCIEIGFVNAAAWLIPVDTLKKIGGFNPIFPHYCEDIDFYNRLKFFEYKNYLILDSKIRHYSTGAITISQRWNTKVKREVFETIAKLTNINSSFIYSLFIVIFNSFKKSLIYLLKLKLNEYYFEVIVWFKLLPFLFEVISVRNKSKKGNAFLK, via the coding sequence TTGAAAGTTCTTATTTTAATTGTTACATATAATGGGTCAAAATTCATTAAAGAATGTCTTCACTCAATCAATTTTTCAACAATTAATACAGAAGTATTAATTATAGATAATTGCTCCAATGATCGTTCTATAGAAATAATAAAAGATGATTTCCCTTATGTTGAATTAATATGCAACAATAAAAATCTTGGATTTGGAAAAGCTAATAATATTGGAATTAAATATGCTATTGAAAATAATTATGAGTATGTTTTTTTTCTAAATCAAGATACTATTCTTGAACCTAATGCTATTGAAAAATTACTGGATCAGGCAAATAAAATTAAGGACTTCGGTTTTATTTCACCGCTTCATTTAAGTTGGTCTGGAGATGCTTTAGAACCTATTTTTGAATATTTTCTTCGAAGATCAGGCCCTAAAAACCTACTGTCTAATTTCTTCTTCAAGAATGAATCTTGCATTGAAATAGGCTTTGTAAATGCTGCTGCATGGCTTATTCCAGTGGATACATTGAAAAAAATTGGAGGTTTTAATCCTATTTTTCCTCATTATTGTGAGGATATTGATTTTTACAATCGTTTAAAATTTTTTGAGTATAAAAATTATTTGATTTTGGATTCGAAAATCAGACATTATTCTACTGGAGCTATTACTATTTCTCAGAGATGGAATACGAAAGTTAAAAGAGAAGTCTTTGAAACGATTGCCAAACTCACAAATATTAATTCATCTTTTATTTACAGCCTTTTCATAGTTATTTTTAATTCATTTAAAAAATCACTTATATATTTGTTGAAATTGAAATTGAATGAATATTATTTTGAAGTTATTGTTTGGTTCAAGCTCTTACCATTTTTGTTTGAAGTCATCTCTGTTAGAAACAAATCAAAGAAGGGGAATGCTTTTTTAAAATGA
- a CDS encoding class I SAM-dependent methyltransferase, with amino-acid sequence MSSLKFTGERLMPGALDKTAMEHLHRYAICLEMVKNKNVLDIASGEGYGSFLLAKEASQVIGVDLAQEAIDHARASYPKENLQFIQGSILEIPSPDHSFDVVVSFETLEHVSDHEQTFAEIKRVLKPDGILIISTPEKSVYSDEVNYSNPFHEKELYEWEFRDLIHRYFENAKVIQQKYVKGSLMVDKDFSSTSFRFFTGDFQGFDLRAGFHPEYLVAICSNQPIATLDMDSLFTNPINEKIMVEEIVAAKIKRLKSGFRYRLIDSIFKPWDLIKSLKNKIS; translated from the coding sequence ATGAGTTCCTTGAAATTTACAGGAGAGCGGTTGATGCCAGGAGCCTTGGATAAAACCGCCATGGAGCATTTGCATCGATATGCCATTTGCCTAGAAATGGTCAAAAACAAAAACGTATTGGATATTGCCTCAGGGGAGGGATATGGAAGTTTTTTGCTAGCCAAGGAAGCCAGCCAGGTAATCGGAGTGGATTTGGCTCAGGAAGCCATAGACCATGCGAGGGCTTCTTATCCTAAAGAAAATTTACAATTTATTCAAGGGAGTATTCTGGAAATTCCCAGTCCCGATCACTCGTTTGACGTAGTTGTTTCTTTTGAAACCTTGGAACATGTCTCGGATCACGAACAAACATTTGCAGAAATCAAGCGGGTCTTGAAGCCCGATGGGATTTTGATCATTTCCACGCCTGAAAAATCCGTTTACTCAGACGAAGTCAACTACTCAAATCCTTTTCATGAAAAGGAGTTGTACGAATGGGAATTTCGGGATCTTATCCACCGCTATTTTGAAAATGCCAAGGTTATCCAACAAAAATATGTGAAAGGATCCTTAATGGTGGACAAGGATTTTAGTTCTACATCTTTTCGGTTTTTTACAGGCGATTTTCAGGGCTTTGATCTCCGGGCAGGATTCCATCCGGAATACCTTGTTGCCATCTGTTCCAATCAACCTATTGCTACATTGGATATGGATTCCTTGTTTACCAATCCCATCAATGAGAAAATTATGGTTGAGGAAATTGTGGCTGCAAAAATCAAAAGACTTAAATCCGGATTTCGGTATCGGTTGATTGATTCAATCTTTAAACCTTGGGATTTGATAAAGTCTCTTAAAAATAAGATTAGTTGA
- a CDS encoding CmcI family methyltransferase: protein MFKRKKSYSLEGIDKGHHQVTYRGVPCVKCPFDYVMYQMILSEIQPDLLIEIGTNKGGSALYMADLMENMGKGKIHTIDITDEAPDLVKSHPRISTFHEGWDAYDLNLASGYETIMVIEDSSHYYQNTLQAISKFAPLVTKGSYLIVEDGIIDDLDRKKTYRGGPVKAIEEFLPKHPEFSIDLKWVNFFGESATFNTKGFLKKR from the coding sequence ATGTTTAAAAGAAAAAAATCCTATTCCTTAGAAGGAATTGACAAAGGCCACCATCAGGTTACCTACAGAGGGGTTCCCTGTGTAAAATGTCCTTTTGACTATGTGATGTATCAGATGATTCTTTCTGAGATCCAGCCAGACTTGCTGATTGAAATCGGCACCAACAAAGGTGGAAGTGCCTTATATATGGCAGATTTGATGGAAAATATGGGTAAAGGAAAGATTCACACCATTGACATCACTGATGAAGCCCCGGATTTAGTCAAATCCCATCCCAGAATTTCCACTTTTCATGAGGGTTGGGATGCTTATGATTTGAATTTGGCATCTGGCTATGAGACCATCATGGTTATTGAAGATTCTTCTCATTATTACCAAAACACCCTTCAGGCGATTTCCAAGTTTGCGCCTTTGGTTACTAAGGGCTCTTATTTGATTGTAGAAGATGGGATTATCGATGATTTGGATAGGAAAAAAACCTATCGAGGAGGCCCTGTGAAAGCCATTGAAGAGTTTCTTCCAAAACATCCTGAATTTTCCATAGACTTGAAATGGGTCAACTTTTTTGGGGAAAGTGCGACCTTCAACACCAAAGGATTCTTAAAAAAACGATGA
- a CDS encoding ABC transporter ATP-binding protein produces MSKPIISVSNLSKRYRISLREKSPETLVEQISSFFRYPIHNLKKLTQLNQFAQEDDSVFWALRDISFEVQVGEVLGIIGKNGAGKSTLLKILSQITDPTSGKIEIQGRVASLLEVGTGFHPELSGKENIYMNGTILGMTRREIDSKLEEIIDFSGVEKFIDTPVKFYSSGMKVRLGFSVAAHLDPEILIIDEVLAVGDYEFQKKCLGKMKEVAGQGRTVLFVSHQMDAVTRLCSRVLVLKNGLVSFEGNPSLAIKKYLGTHENETSARILLQGEGKEVSIRKVEVKSKQQVLKIFADVRQELEVEVTFEVNKDGLTVSPGINVHNEEGDHLFTSHHVDYMVNPSPLQKGTYTSSVKIPSHFFTEGVIYFSVALMSYSPFIVYQHEEKILSLTIVDQVDGTSARGIYGGYFPGLVRPKFNWNEIRKSVS; encoded by the coding sequence ATGTCTAAGCCGATAATTTCTGTTTCAAATTTGTCAAAAAGATATAGGATAAGTCTTAGAGAAAAATCACCTGAAACCCTTGTCGAACAGATTTCAAGCTTCTTTAGGTATCCTATTCATAACCTAAAAAAACTTACCCAATTAAATCAATTTGCTCAAGAAGATGATTCCGTTTTCTGGGCCTTGAGAGACATTTCCTTTGAGGTACAGGTAGGAGAGGTTTTGGGCATCATTGGGAAAAACGGCGCAGGGAAATCCACCTTACTTAAAATACTCTCCCAGATCACCGACCCGACATCTGGAAAGATTGAAATCCAGGGACGGGTAGCCTCCCTCTTGGAAGTAGGTACGGGCTTTCATCCCGAACTCAGTGGAAAAGAAAATATCTACATGAACGGGACAATTCTCGGGATGACCCGACGGGAAATAGATTCCAAACTGGAGGAAATCATCGACTTCTCCGGGGTAGAGAAGTTTATCGACACGCCTGTCAAGTTTTATTCCTCCGGAATGAAAGTCCGGTTAGGCTTTTCCGTGGCTGCCCACCTAGATCCTGAAATTCTGATCATAGACGAAGTCTTGGCGGTAGGGGACTATGAATTCCAAAAAAAGTGCTTGGGAAAAATGAAAGAGGTGGCAGGACAGGGAAGAACGGTACTTTTTGTTTCCCATCAAATGGATGCTGTGACGAGACTTTGTTCCAGAGTATTAGTCTTAAAAAATGGTCTTGTGAGTTTTGAAGGTAATCCAAGCTTAGCCATCAAGAAATACTTGGGTACTCATGAAAATGAAACTAGTGCTAGGATCCTTTTGCAGGGGGAAGGAAAGGAAGTTTCTATTCGAAAAGTAGAAGTCAAATCCAAACAACAAGTGTTGAAAATCTTTGCAGATGTAAGGCAAGAGCTGGAAGTGGAAGTAACCTTTGAAGTCAATAAGGATGGATTGACTGTTTCACCGGGGATCAATGTACACAATGAGGAAGGAGATCACTTATTTACTTCCCATCACGTAGACTACATGGTGAATCCCTCTCCTCTTCAGAAAGGCACGTATACATCCTCTGTTAAAATTCCTTCTCATTTTTTTACAGAGGGAGTTATTTATTTTTCCGTTGCCTTGATGAGTTATTCTCCCTTTATAGTGTATCAACACGAGGAAAAAATACTTTCTCTCACCATCGTGGATCAAGTAGACGGAACTTCTGCCAGAGGAATTTATGGGGGATATTTTCCAGGGCTAGTGAGACCAAAATTTAATTGGAATGAAATTAGAAAATCAGTTAGCTAA
- a CDS encoding DUF5672 family protein: MKKLAVLIPVYKQAPSKEELISLRSCLSNLAKFDIIVFTYPGLDLSQYEKEFIEHDQNFSTQFFPRHFFDSLDGYNKFLRGHQFYSRFSDFEFILIFQLDAYVFSENLDYWLSKGYSYVGAPWFRQIENKIEFIGVGNGGLSLRKVDDFIRVFHWKYFLIRLWIVFKYNFKYVEVRKNSWKFFSNSCKEFSFSKLKGIFTLIDKNEDIFWSKVIPRKFSWFKVAGLNDALCFSFEACPLHCFGLNNHQLPFGCHGWGKYEPQFWRQFIGFDGELKLREENV, encoded by the coding sequence GTGAAAAAGCTAGCAGTTTTAATCCCAGTTTATAAGCAGGCTCCTAGCAAAGAAGAGTTAATTTCTTTACGATCCTGTCTTAGTAATTTAGCCAAGTTTGACATCATTGTATTTACCTACCCTGGTCTTGATTTAAGCCAGTATGAGAAAGAATTCATTGAGCATGACCAGAATTTTTCTACCCAATTTTTCCCAAGGCATTTCTTTGATTCCTTGGATGGTTACAATAAGTTTTTGAGGGGTCATCAATTTTATAGTCGATTTTCAGATTTTGAATTTATCCTTATTTTCCAGTTGGATGCTTATGTTTTTTCTGAAAACCTTGATTATTGGTTATCCAAAGGGTATTCTTATGTGGGTGCCCCGTGGTTTAGACAAATAGAAAATAAAATTGAATTTATAGGGGTTGGGAATGGAGGACTTTCATTGAGAAAGGTCGATGATTTTATTCGGGTGTTTCATTGGAAATATTTCCTGATTCGATTGTGGATTGTTTTTAAGTATAATTTTAAATATGTTGAGGTAAGGAAAAACTCTTGGAAGTTCTTTTCCAATTCTTGCAAGGAGTTTAGCTTTTCAAAGCTCAAAGGAATTTTTACCTTAATAGATAAAAATGAGGATATCTTTTGGTCCAAAGTAATCCCCAGAAAATTTTCTTGGTTTAAAGTAGCGGGATTGAACGATGCTTTGTGTTTTAGCTTTGAAGCATGTCCTCTGCATTGTTTTGGATTAAACAATCACCAATTACCTTTTGGTTGTCATGGCTGGGGAAAATATGAACCTCAATTTTGGAGGCAGTTTATAGGATTTGATGGTGAATTAAAATTAAGAGAAGAAAATGTCTAA